The following are from one region of the Mesorhizobium sp. B4-1-4 genome:
- a CDS encoding Flp family type IVb pilin: MSNLIARFVKDESGATAIEYGLIAALIALAIITGAGALGNAINAKFTSIGTTLNSSGS, encoded by the coding sequence ATGTCTAATCTCATTGCACGTTTCGTGAAGGACGAATCCGGCGCGACCGCTATCGAATATGGTCTGATCGCCGCTCTCATCGCACTCGCCATCATCACCGGCGCTGGCGCGCTCGGCAATGCCATCAACGCCAAGTTCACCTCGATCGGAACCACCCTGAACTCCAGCGGCAGCTGA
- a CDS encoding TadE/TadG family type IV pilus assembly protein produces the protein MGKAIGSTDQRKMARARPFRRFVRDRRGSTALEFALLALPFALLVFAILESCISFAGQEVMANITDDVARQLRTGQLRPADVAGNNLTTLICNKLEIIVSTDCPQQLLVDLRQYSTFADAAQAGFKIQNGDVVLMQGTSSQTFVNSPGPAESKNMLRVFYKWPVMTDLMAKSMANLSGGRTLHFASVTWQNEPFN, from the coding sequence ATGGGCAAGGCAATCGGTTCGACGGATCAACGCAAGATGGCGCGCGCCCGGCCTTTCAGGCGCTTCGTTCGCGACCGGCGCGGCAGCACGGCCCTGGAATTCGCGCTGCTTGCATTGCCTTTCGCTCTCCTGGTGTTCGCCATCCTCGAGAGCTGCATTTCATTCGCCGGGCAGGAGGTGATGGCCAACATCACCGACGACGTTGCGCGCCAGCTGCGCACCGGCCAGTTGCGGCCGGCCGATGTCGCTGGGAATAATTTGACGACCCTGATCTGCAACAAACTGGAAATCATCGTCTCCACGGATTGCCCACAACAACTGCTCGTCGATCTTCGCCAGTATTCGACTTTCGCCGACGCGGCCCAGGCGGGCTTCAAGATCCAGAACGGTGATGTCGTGCTGATGCAAGGCACCAGTTCCCAGACATTCGTGAACTCCCCGGGGCCGGCGGAATCGAAGAACATGCTGCGGGTCTTCTACAAATGGCCTGTCATGACCGATCTGATGGCCAAGTCGATGGCCAATCTGAGTGGCGGCAGGACGCTGCATTTTGCGTCGGTGACCTGGCAGAACGAGCCGTTCAATTGA
- a CDS encoding pilus assembly protein N-terminal domain-containing protein — MALPRPSILIAVLLATASLITPARAGAGIEVTMNQAKIVKLSRPADTVVVGNPAIADASVQDASTIVLTGKGFGVTNLVVLDQEGSPIVDAQVTVVRQAASSVRIYRRAEVQTMSCTPYCESSYKSEAEKSSEAEMSVSK, encoded by the coding sequence ATGGCCTTGCCGAGACCTTCAATCCTGATTGCCGTGCTCCTTGCGACCGCGAGTTTGATCACGCCGGCCAGGGCCGGCGCCGGGATCGAGGTCACCATGAACCAGGCCAAGATCGTCAAATTGTCGCGCCCCGCCGACACGGTCGTCGTCGGCAACCCGGCAATCGCCGATGCCTCCGTCCAGGACGCCTCCACGATCGTGCTCACAGGCAAGGGTTTCGGCGTCACCAATCTCGTCGTGCTCGACCAGGAAGGTAGCCCGATCGTCGACGCGCAGGTTACCGTCGTGCGGCAGGCAGCCTCGTCTGTCCGCATTTATCGACGTGCCGAGGTCCAGACCATGTCTTGCACGCCCTATTGCGAAAGCTCCTACAAGAGCGAGGCGGAAAAATCCTCCGAGGCTGAAATGAGCGTCAGCAAATAG
- a CDS encoding type II and III secretion system protein family protein yields MRLSGKLPAIIAAAFGLLLVGTNVQGVVEAKSTRVSATTAAQRVKLGLNKSVVIDLPSDAYDILVANPTVADAVTRTARRIYLFGKAVGETNIFVFGPNGEQIASLDLAVERDVAGLEDYIKRFLPTSAIKVELLNDNVILTGTVDTPLDAKRAVDLATIFVSGGEATTGQYSQTAAGGSAQSGVDINNPDQERRTSKIVNLLQIIGDDQVTLKVTVAEVSRSVMKQLGVNMVGSGGSNGISYGALSDPFAGLGKPLSNAGFNISTSGLQAYINAMEQSGVMKTLAEPTLTAVSGEKATFKVGGEYNMVSGVSANVSTDNQTGLKTYTVDKIEYGIGLEFQPVVLSPGRISLKVRTSVSEPTTEGSVSSSTDNRSIGMNALSLRKRLADTTVELPSGGSMMIAGLVRDDVRQAVTGLPGLTKIPVLGALFRSRDFVRNETELVIIITPYLARPVARNELAKPDDNFNAASDGAAMFLGKVNRVYGTMQTDRPNGRYHGVVGFIYK; encoded by the coding sequence ATGAGGCTAAGCGGTAAACTGCCGGCAATCATAGCTGCGGCATTCGGCCTGCTGCTCGTCGGAACGAATGTTCAGGGCGTCGTCGAGGCGAAGAGTACGCGGGTATCGGCTACGACGGCCGCCCAGCGCGTGAAGCTTGGCCTCAACAAATCGGTCGTCATCGACCTGCCGAGCGATGCCTATGACATCCTTGTCGCCAACCCGACAGTTGCCGATGCCGTAACCCGGACCGCGAGGCGGATCTACCTGTTCGGCAAGGCGGTCGGCGAGACCAACATCTTCGTCTTCGGTCCGAATGGCGAACAGATCGCCAGCCTGGACCTGGCGGTCGAACGCGACGTCGCCGGGCTGGAGGACTACATCAAGCGCTTCCTTCCTACTTCGGCCATCAAGGTGGAATTGCTGAATGACAACGTCATCTTGACCGGGACGGTCGACACGCCGCTGGACGCCAAACGGGCGGTCGACCTGGCGACGATCTTCGTCTCGGGCGGTGAAGCGACGACAGGACAGTATTCGCAGACCGCGGCCGGCGGCTCGGCCCAGAGCGGTGTCGACATCAACAACCCGGACCAGGAGCGCCGTACCTCGAAGATCGTCAATCTCTTGCAGATCATCGGTGACGACCAGGTCACGCTGAAGGTGACGGTCGCCGAAGTGAGCCGGTCCGTGATGAAGCAGCTCGGCGTCAATATGGTCGGCAGCGGCGGCAGCAACGGCATCAGCTACGGCGCGCTCAGTGATCCTTTCGCCGGTCTCGGCAAGCCGCTATCGAACGCGGGCTTCAATATCAGCACGTCGGGGCTGCAAGCCTATATCAACGCGATGGAGCAGTCCGGGGTCATGAAGACCCTGGCCGAGCCGACCTTGACCGCCGTGTCCGGGGAGAAGGCGACCTTCAAGGTCGGCGGCGAATACAACATGGTGAGCGGGGTCAGCGCCAACGTATCCACCGACAATCAGACCGGTCTGAAGACCTATACCGTCGATAAGATCGAGTATGGCATCGGCCTGGAGTTCCAGCCGGTGGTTCTGTCGCCCGGTCGCATAAGCCTGAAAGTCAGAACCTCAGTTTCCGAACCGACAACCGAGGGGTCCGTATCGTCATCCACGGACAATAGGAGTATCGGCATGAATGCCTTGTCACTGCGCAAGCGTCTTGCGGATACGACCGTTGAACTGCCCTCGGGCGGCTCCATGATGATCGCCGGCCTGGTTCGCGACGACGTCAGGCAAGCCGTCACTGGGTTGCCTGGACTGACAAAGATCCCGGTGCTCGGCGCGCTTTTCCGCAGCAGGGACTTCGTGCGCAACGAGACCGAGCTCGTCATCATCATCACGCCCTATCTGGCACGGCCGGTTGCACGCAACGAGCTCGCCAAGCCGGACGACAATTTCAACGCGGCCAGCGATGGTGCCGCTATGTTCCTTGGCAAGGTCAATCGCGTCTACGGCACCATGCAGACCGACAGGCCCAACGGCCGCTATCACGGCGTTGTCGGCTTCATCTACAAGTGA
- a CDS encoding TadE/TadG family type IV pilus assembly protein, translating into MMRAGAHLETAGIWSKTVGFWCNHRGVAAVEFALIVPILLILYFMTMEASQAIETSKKVSRIGSMVADLVTQQPTIVKADLDAIMQIGTSTIQPYNRSTPNITITAIQVTTDTPPKVLVAWSRKVANGVNSVGAAAGSAATVPTTLNVAGTFLIRVDSTLGYQPIISWTADTQQKLGLTAALANGISMGETYYLRPRRSLTIPCSDC; encoded by the coding sequence ATGATGCGTGCGGGGGCACATCTGGAAACTGCAGGGATCTGGAGCAAGACGGTTGGGTTCTGGTGCAATCACCGCGGCGTGGCGGCGGTCGAGTTTGCCCTGATCGTGCCTATCCTGCTGATCCTGTATTTCATGACCATGGAGGCTTCGCAGGCTATCGAGACCAGCAAGAAGGTCAGCCGTATCGGCAGCATGGTGGCCGATCTCGTCACGCAACAGCCGACCATCGTGAAGGCGGATCTCGACGCCATCATGCAAATCGGCACGTCGACCATTCAGCCCTACAACCGCTCGACGCCAAACATCACCATCACCGCAATCCAGGTCACCACCGACACGCCGCCCAAAGTGCTGGTGGCGTGGTCACGCAAGGTGGCCAACGGCGTCAACAGCGTCGGCGCCGCAGCAGGCTCGGCCGCAACGGTTCCGACAACGCTCAACGTGGCCGGTACCTTCCTGATCCGCGTCGACAGCACACTGGGCTACCAGCCGATCATCAGCTGGACCGCGGACACTCAACAGAAGCTTGGATTGACCGCCGCCCTCGCCAACGGCATATCGATGGGCGAGACTTACTATCTGCGCCCCCGCAGAAGCCTGACGATCCCTTGCAGCGACTGCTAG
- a CDS encoding phosphate/phosphite/phosphonate ABC transporter substrate-binding protein, producing MKAALRTWATLMVVHGMLWCGQARADWRDDIGTFRIGIVAEPNGGNTVPGLAQLTQAFTNALGMKVEFVVARDYASLIEAQANARIEYAIYSATAYATAQQRCACVEPLVAPVDSDGAAGIRSVLLTRDGKLPGLADMETHRIAMPPPDSVGGSLLPLAGLAAEHVKVAEDAPFLIQADSASAAEMMLVDGKADAMFGWVRAAADGQPHLSGGTRARLEAAGLSASALQVVWTSALLRYGPHTVRSDLDPEAKRRLTAFLTNLKSMTPDVYDLLETKHSGGFLTVAPKDYATAEAIVRMVSPDGGPR from the coding sequence ATGAAGGCTGCGCTGAGGACCTGGGCTACCCTCATGGTCGTGCACGGCATGTTGTGGTGCGGGCAGGCGCGGGCCGACTGGCGCGATGATATCGGCACGTTTCGCATCGGCATTGTCGCCGAGCCTAATGGCGGCAACACCGTTCCGGGTCTGGCGCAGTTGACGCAAGCCTTTACCAATGCGTTGGGCATGAAGGTGGAGTTCGTCGTTGCCCGCGACTATGCCTCGCTGATCGAGGCGCAGGCCAATGCCCGGATCGAATACGCCATCTATTCGGCGACCGCCTATGCCACGGCGCAGCAACGCTGCGCATGCGTCGAGCCGCTCGTGGCTCCGGTCGATTCCGACGGTGCGGCGGGCATCCGCTCCGTGTTGCTGACCAGGGATGGCAAGCTGCCTGGCCTGGCTGATATGGAGACCCATCGGATCGCCATGCCGCCGCCTGACAGTGTCGGGGGCTCGCTTTTGCCGCTGGCAGGGCTGGCCGCCGAGCATGTCAAGGTTGCCGAAGATGCACCGTTTCTGATCCAAGCGGATTCAGCGTCGGCGGCGGAAATGATGCTCGTCGACGGTAAGGCCGACGCCATGTTCGGCTGGGTCAGGGCCGCGGCCGATGGCCAACCGCACCTGTCTGGTGGCACGCGGGCAAGGCTCGAGGCGGCCGGCCTTTCGGCATCCGCTCTCCAGGTCGTGTGGACATCGGCCCTGCTGAGATACGGTCCCCACACCGTGCGCAGCGATCTCGACCCGGAAGCCAAACGGCGGCTGACCGCGTTCCTCACCAACCTCAAATCGATGACGCCGGATGTCTACGATCTCCTGGAAACGAAGCACTCTGGTGGTTTTTTGACCGTGGCTCCAAAGGATTATGCGACGGCGGAAGCTATCGTGCGGATGGTCTCGCCCGATGGTGGGCCGCGGTAA
- the cpaB gene encoding Flp pilus assembly protein CpaB has protein sequence MPASRLIILSVAVAAAGGAGYVAKNMVAAPPPQIIVESGPKAPAVSLQDVLVLSGDVAMGSALGNNITWQSWPADGINANFITKATAPDALEKLKGSIARVTMYAGEPVRRSKLIGEGQSFMSSILPSGMRAVATTISADTSAGGFILPNDFVDVIMTRKADASSGSTGFNTETILKNIRVLAIDQTIQEDEEGKKTRVGQTATLELTPRQAEIITVAQQMADRLTLALRSITDTQEKNPGEADYLVSGNGRRGTVRLIKSGEVSEVGARK, from the coding sequence ATGCCAGCATCCCGACTGATTATTCTAAGCGTGGCGGTGGCCGCGGCGGGTGGCGCTGGTTATGTCGCGAAAAACATGGTCGCTGCGCCGCCGCCCCAGATCATCGTCGAATCCGGTCCCAAGGCCCCTGCCGTATCTCTGCAGGATGTGCTTGTGCTGTCGGGCGATGTCGCGATGGGCAGCGCGCTCGGGAACAATATCACCTGGCAATCCTGGCCGGCTGACGGCATCAACGCCAATTTCATCACCAAGGCCACCGCCCCCGACGCCCTCGAGAAACTGAAAGGGTCGATAGCCCGCGTGACGATGTACGCGGGCGAGCCCGTGCGGCGTTCCAAGCTGATCGGCGAGGGGCAGAGCTTCATGTCGTCGATCCTGCCTTCCGGGATGCGGGCGGTCGCCACGACCATATCGGCTGACACTTCGGCTGGCGGCTTCATCCTTCCAAACGATTTCGTCGACGTGATCATGACCCGCAAAGCGGATGCCAGCAGCGGCAGCACCGGGTTCAACACCGAAACCATCCTCAAGAACATCCGCGTCCTGGCAATCGACCAGACCATCCAGGAGGACGAAGAAGGCAAGAAGACCAGGGTGGGCCAGACCGCCACGCTGGAGCTGACCCCCCGGCAGGCGGAAATCATCACCGTTGCCCAGCAGATGGCCGATCGCCTGACCCTGGCGCTGCGGTCGATCACGGACACCCAGGAGAAGAATCCGGGCGAGGCCGACTATCTCGTTTCTGGCAATGGCCGCAGAGGAACGGTGAGGCTGATCAAGTCGGGTGAAGTTTCCGAAGTAGGGGCAAGGAAATGA
- a CDS encoding prepilin peptidase, with translation MLEALIFVVFPFCMLFAAISDMLSMTIANRVPVLLVVVFALVAPLTGMEWAAFGWHFAAGAVVLAVTFGLFAMGGMGGGDAKLLAATAVWMGLNVHLVEYLVVSTFIGGLLTLAILLYRKSPLAVFTGRNPFLRHFAEESAGVPYGIALGLGGLLTYPDSPLMVWALARLAG, from the coding sequence ATGCTTGAAGCCCTGATCTTCGTCGTATTTCCGTTCTGCATGCTGTTTGCCGCGATCTCCGACATGCTGTCGATGACGATCGCCAATCGCGTGCCGGTGCTGCTTGTCGTCGTCTTCGCGCTGGTTGCGCCGCTGACGGGCATGGAATGGGCAGCCTTCGGTTGGCATTTCGCCGCCGGGGCCGTGGTTCTGGCCGTGACGTTCGGTTTGTTCGCGATGGGTGGCATGGGTGGAGGCGACGCCAAACTGCTGGCCGCTACGGCCGTGTGGATGGGGCTCAACGTGCATCTCGTTGAATACCTTGTCGTCTCGACATTCATTGGCGGCCTCTTGACGCTCGCCATCCTGCTTTACCGGAAGTCGCCGCTGGCGGTATTTACCGGCCGCAATCCATTCCTGCGCCACTTTGCGGAAGAGTCAGCGGGGGTTCCTTATGGGATCGCGCTCGGCCTGGGCGGATTGCTGACCTATCCGGATTCGCCTTTGATGGTGTGGGCGCTGGCAAGGCTGGCCGGCTGA